The Paraburkholderia sp. ZP32-5 genome includes a window with the following:
- the recC gene encoding exodeoxyribonuclease V subunit gamma, translating to MLQLFYSNRYETLVGALLDDLARAPSDPWTAQPVIVPSAAVRRRLELDIATRQGICANINFCYLAQWLWAQIGGVIEVPRHSPFAPDRLVWRCYRLLGDTDESQPWNASPRLRTYLDAADASMRYELAQRVATVLDHYLTYRPEWLLQWQKGGSIFAGGASEHGAPDTGPRLIGASEAAREDERWQAALWRAVLAEVAQTAEQATRHAHTPAIALPPAYRFLDQIGTLDLEAISNARWPEAVSVFALPTMPPLHIELLRALSRWVDVRLYVMNPCREFWFDVVSEGRVQALDAAGQLDYQEVGHPLLAEWGRQTQAQLHMLHELTESAASAETGDFTENPEPSWLAAVQNGILDLRAEIDVDELPIERGIEVHVCHSLSRQLEVLHDRLLGWFDEFDDLQPSDVLVAVSDLAAAGPLIDAVFGTTPAGDTRRIPYRITGLPPSQANPVARVLLDWLALPERSVGAPDLIEWLRVDAIAVRYEIDPSSLEAAQEWLAAAGARRGLAPLEPVGENVPVARHTFADALTRLYLGYAMPPGGEPVDAWLPVEGAGGSNAELLGRLSRFVDDIEGFAAQCAIERTPAEWSRLLLETLAQCFDGGVEFADALAAVRDAIDAMSDAMQAGAQDVPLPASVVRGALTEALDDPARGGVPWGSVTFSSLTSLRGLPFRVVCLLGMDDGVLPSLARADEFDLMAAFGKAGDRQRRDDERNLFLDLLLAAREHLFIAYTGRSIRDNAPLPPAALVDELLDYLAQVSAGEGASPAEVDHARREFIVEHPLQAFASDYFASKPDLFTYDADRAELATLLAEPRHPGAAPFFDQPLPPEDTDEAEFDDFVRFWRHPTRALLRDRLGIALADAQGELLDTEPFDLDYAGRDALAERLLPVLLDAGIEDDVMNARVQRVAEASPELPGGATGAVWRARELAALRQLATSVRREVASGIERLPFVLDLAPRWPDSTAAADSPDFAVKLFGAHDALLHEAAETPLKLRGTLNLLTGTGQVIFRYAKPSARDYLSAWLAHLVYCAAQPDGPRRTVWHGSGESFEFAPVAAPLDELAPLAALFKAGRRLPLRFFPKSAWTRISESESAAQGVWINDRVRGESDDPALRIALRGTPLTLDEPFGSLAAIVFEPLIQHLRSAS from the coding sequence ATGCTCCAGCTCTTCTATTCGAACCGCTACGAAACGCTGGTCGGCGCGCTGCTCGATGACCTTGCGCGCGCGCCGTCCGACCCATGGACCGCGCAGCCCGTGATCGTGCCGAGCGCGGCCGTGCGCAGGCGGCTCGAACTCGATATCGCGACGCGCCAGGGCATCTGCGCAAACATTAACTTTTGTTACCTCGCGCAATGGCTGTGGGCACAGATCGGCGGCGTGATCGAGGTGCCGCGGCATTCGCCGTTCGCGCCCGACCGGCTCGTGTGGCGCTGTTACCGACTGCTTGGCGACACCGATGAGTCGCAGCCGTGGAACGCGTCGCCGCGTCTGCGTACCTATCTCGACGCGGCGGACGCGTCGATGCGCTACGAACTCGCGCAGCGCGTCGCGACCGTGCTCGATCACTATCTGACCTATCGCCCCGAATGGCTGCTGCAGTGGCAGAAGGGCGGCTCGATCTTCGCGGGTGGCGCATCGGAGCACGGTGCGCCCGATACCGGCCCGCGTCTCATCGGCGCGAGCGAGGCGGCGCGCGAGGACGAGCGCTGGCAGGCCGCGCTGTGGCGCGCGGTGCTCGCGGAAGTAGCACAGACCGCGGAGCAGGCTACGAGGCACGCGCATACGCCTGCTATTGCGCTGCCGCCCGCGTACCGTTTCCTCGATCAGATCGGCACGCTCGATCTCGAAGCGATCTCGAACGCGCGATGGCCGGAGGCCGTCAGCGTATTCGCGCTGCCGACCATGCCGCCGCTGCACATCGAGTTGTTGCGCGCGCTGTCGCGCTGGGTCGACGTGCGTTTGTACGTGATGAATCCGTGCCGTGAATTCTGGTTCGACGTCGTCAGCGAAGGCCGCGTGCAGGCGCTCGACGCAGCGGGGCAACTCGACTATCAGGAGGTCGGCCATCCGCTGCTCGCCGAATGGGGACGGCAGACCCAGGCGCAACTGCACATGCTGCACGAACTGACCGAGAGCGCCGCGTCCGCCGAAACCGGCGACTTCACCGAAAACCCCGAGCCGAGCTGGCTCGCGGCGGTGCAGAACGGCATCCTCGATCTGCGTGCTGAGATCGACGTGGATGAACTGCCGATCGAGCGCGGCATCGAGGTGCACGTCTGCCATAGCCTGTCGCGCCAGCTGGAAGTGCTGCATGACAGGCTGCTTGGTTGGTTCGACGAATTCGACGATCTGCAGCCGTCCGATGTGCTGGTCGCGGTGTCCGACCTGGCAGCCGCCGGCCCGCTGATCGATGCGGTGTTCGGCACGACGCCCGCCGGCGATACGCGCCGCATTCCGTATCGGATTACCGGCTTGCCGCCATCGCAGGCCAATCCGGTCGCGCGTGTGCTGCTCGACTGGCTCGCGCTGCCCGAGCGCAGTGTCGGCGCGCCGGACCTGATCGAATGGCTGCGCGTCGACGCGATCGCCGTGCGCTACGAAATCGATCCCAGTTCGCTCGAAGCCGCGCAGGAATGGCTGGCAGCGGCGGGCGCCCGCCGCGGCCTCGCGCCGCTCGAACCGGTTGGCGAAAACGTGCCGGTCGCGCGCCACACGTTCGCCGATGCGCTCACGAGGCTCTATCTCGGCTACGCGATGCCGCCCGGTGGCGAGCCGGTCGATGCCTGGCTGCCGGTCGAAGGCGCGGGCGGTTCGAACGCCGAGTTGCTTGGCCGGCTTTCGCGTTTCGTCGACGATATCGAAGGCTTCGCCGCGCAGTGCGCGATCGAGCGAACGCCGGCCGAATGGTCGCGGCTTTTGCTCGAAACGCTCGCGCAGTGCTTCGACGGCGGCGTCGAGTTTGCCGACGCGCTTGCCGCGGTGCGCGACGCGATCGATGCGATGAGCGACGCGATGCAGGCCGGCGCGCAAGATGTGCCGTTGCCGGCGTCGGTGGTGCGCGGCGCGCTGACTGAAGCGCTGGACGACCCCGCGCGCGGCGGCGTGCCATGGGGCAGCGTCACGTTTTCGTCGCTCACCAGCCTGCGTGGCTTGCCGTTTCGCGTCGTCTGTCTGCTCGGTATGGACGATGGCGTGCTGCCGTCGCTCGCGCGTGCCGACGAGTTCGATCTGATGGCCGCGTTCGGCAAGGCCGGCGACCGTCAGCGTCGCGACGACGAGCGCAATCTGTTTCTCGATCTGCTGCTTGCCGCGCGCGAGCACCTTTTCATCGCCTACACGGGCCGCAGCATTCGCGACAACGCACCGCTGCCGCCGGCCGCACTCGTCGACGAACTGCTCGATTACCTCGCGCAGGTATCGGCCGGCGAGGGCGCGAGTCCGGCGGAGGTCGACCACGCACGGCGCGAATTTATCGTCGAGCATCCGTTGCAGGCATTCGCGTCCGACTATTTCGCCTCGAAGCCCGATCTCTTCACATACGACGCCGACCGCGCCGAACTGGCGACGCTGCTCGCCGAACCTCGGCATCCGGGCGCCGCACCGTTCTTCGACCAGCCGCTGCCGCCCGAAGATACCGACGAAGCCGAGTTCGACGACTTCGTGCGCTTCTGGCGCCACCCCACGCGCGCGCTGCTGCGCGATCGTCTCGGTATCGCGCTAGCGGATGCGCAGGGCGAATTGCTCGACACGGAACCGTTCGATCTCGACTACGCGGGGCGCGATGCGCTCGCCGAGCGTCTATTGCCGGTGCTGCTCGACGCCGGCATCGAAGACGATGTGATGAATGCCCGCGTGCAGCGCGTGGCCGAGGCGAGCCCCGAGCTGCCCGGCGGCGCGACCGGCGCGGTCTGGCGCGCGCGCGAACTCGCAGCGTTGCGGCAACTGGCGACGAGCGTGCGCCGCGAAGTGGCGTCCGGCATCGAGCGTTTGCCGTTCGTGCTCGATCTCGCACCGCGCTGGCCCGATAGCACCGCTGCTGCCGATAGCCCGGACTTCGCCGTCAAGCTGTTCGGCGCGCACGACGCGCTGCTACACGAGGCCGCCGAAACGCCGCTGAAATTGCGCGGCACGTTGAACCTGCTGACCGGAACCGGGCAAGTGATTTTCCGTTACGCGAAACCGAGCGCGCGCGACTATCTGTCCGCGTGGCTCGCGCATCTGGTCTATTGCGCGGCGCAGCCGGATGGCCCGCGCCGCACCGTCTGGCACGGCAGCGGCGAGAGCTTCGAGTTCGCGCCGGTCGCGGCACCGCTCGACGAACTCGCGCCGCTCGCCGCGCTGTTCAAGGCCGGCCGCCGGCTGCCGCTGCGCTTTTTCCCGAAGAGTGCGTGGACGCGGATCAGCGAAAGCGAATCGGCCGCGCAGGGTGTGTGGATCAACGACCGCGTGCGCGGAGAATCCGACGACCCGGCGCTGCGCATCGCGCTGCGCGGCACGCCGCTGACACTCGACGAACCGTTCGGCAGTCTCGCCGCAATCGTCTTCGAGCCATTGATCCAGCATCTGCGGAGCGCATCATGA
- the recB gene encoding exodeoxyribonuclease V subunit beta, with amino-acid sequence MSDALRHHTLVADELDVFACPLDGVNQIEASAGTGKTWNICALYVRLLLEKNLNADQILVVTFTKAATAELHERIRGRLAELHRAIEMDDDGGDPFIQRLFETTLAPENGIEREAALKVVRRALRTFDQAAIHTIHAFCQRALQEAPFAAAMPFAFEMEADDAALRFELAADFWREQVEPVAHAHPAFAAWLVAKRAGPASLDEQLARRLKKPLAQLRWGGVDVSSTGADAQAGFDAACAIWQAERDAIVSLLAEAQERLSKTSHKPDHVSAAIAAWSDYFAQGDCHAPPPRAAVKLTASALKKATKVKFEPPAHPFFEHAEALAAAVVAAEAAQRARWLGLIQTWLDYAPAELVARKRTRRVVSFDDLLANLYRALAAHGWLADALRSRYPAALIDEFQDTDPLQFAIFSRIFAPAGPLFLVGDPKQAIYSFRAADLHTYLAARASASACYTLAVNQRSTAPIVEACNRIFEANPQAFVLDGLDYQPVRAGERRRAPFADPDASGGDFRVWTLPQGDAALSKAAAQRAASEACAAEIVRLLRGAREGAVTIGDRPLAPGDIAVLVQTHKQGSLVKRVLAAWGVGSVELAQASVFATLDAEQIERVLAAIDTPGDLRRLRAALATDWLGLDAAALWRLAQVADAPVALDDPLQTTDAMGWVERFSRYRMLWHERGFAVMWRTLMRELRVAQRLVAGPDGERRLTNVNHLAELVQARAATQPGIAPTLRWLAAQRDQGGGEEAQLRLESDRNLVQIVTVHKSKGLEYAVVFCPFLNDGGLREPPSSGLPDAREYHDDTGDAVLHYGCDDEEAERASRYAVREQAAERARLVYVALTRAVYRCYLVAGTYLSSRSTKESRRSVLNWLVGGAAHTFDAWLSEPPDEAALAASWQALAGGPVTLQPLPEITRRTPLEILQDHGAHLHARANRRLLRDQWRMASFSGLIAAGSKSADAHAHVPQEEVRPDHDEIADALEAAPLFGPLSVQLSAATTHADDDILAFPRGAAAGDCLHRMFELADFTEASTWPDAIRGALRERPAPAEPELAARLPAMMQRLIGDIVSTELVPGMTLAQLDPHRRLNELEFLFAAPSLDFPGLRELLIEYGYPDVALEPGVLRGFVKGFIDMIVEHDGRFWIVDWKSNHLGDTAADYAGAPLEAAMASHAYHLQALLYTVALHRYLKTRVRDYTYDTHIGGYLYLFVRGVRPDWRDADGPAGVHRRRAPFELVALLDAAMIGGGA; translated from the coding sequence ATGAGCGACGCGCTGCGCCATCACACGCTGGTCGCCGATGAACTTGACGTGTTTGCCTGTCCGCTCGACGGCGTCAATCAGATCGAAGCGTCGGCGGGTACCGGCAAGACGTGGAATATCTGCGCGTTGTACGTGCGTCTGCTGCTCGAAAAGAATCTGAACGCGGATCAGATCCTCGTCGTCACGTTTACGAAGGCCGCGACCGCCGAATTGCACGAGCGCATACGCGGACGGCTCGCCGAGCTACATCGCGCGATCGAGATGGACGACGACGGCGGCGACCCGTTTATCCAGCGGCTGTTCGAAACGACGCTCGCGCCCGAAAACGGTATCGAGCGTGAGGCTGCGTTGAAGGTGGTACGGCGCGCACTGCGCACCTTCGATCAGGCTGCGATCCATACGATTCACGCGTTCTGTCAGCGCGCGTTGCAGGAAGCGCCGTTCGCCGCGGCCATGCCGTTCGCGTTCGAGATGGAAGCCGACGACGCCGCGCTGCGTTTCGAACTCGCTGCCGATTTCTGGCGCGAGCAGGTCGAGCCTGTCGCGCACGCTCACCCGGCGTTTGCCGCCTGGCTGGTCGCGAAGCGCGCCGGGCCCGCGTCGCTCGACGAACAGCTCGCGCGGCGTCTGAAAAAGCCGCTTGCGCAATTGCGCTGGGGCGGCGTGGACGTGAGCAGCACGGGCGCTGACGCGCAAGCCGGCTTCGATGCCGCCTGCGCGATCTGGCAAGCGGAGCGCGACGCGATCGTCAGTCTGCTCGCCGAAGCCCAGGAGCGGCTGAGCAAGACCTCGCACAAGCCCGATCACGTGAGCGCGGCGATCGCCGCGTGGAGCGATTACTTTGCGCAGGGCGACTGTCATGCGCCACCGCCGCGGGCCGCGGTGAAGCTGACGGCATCGGCGTTGAAGAAGGCGACCAAGGTCAAGTTCGAGCCGCCCGCGCATCCGTTCTTCGAGCATGCCGAAGCGCTCGCGGCCGCGGTGGTTGCGGCCGAAGCCGCGCAGCGCGCGCGCTGGCTTGGGCTGATCCAGACATGGCTCGACTACGCGCCGGCCGAACTGGTGGCGCGCAAGCGCACTCGTCGCGTCGTGTCGTTCGACGATCTGCTCGCGAATCTGTACCGTGCGCTGGCCGCTCATGGGTGGCTCGCCGATGCATTGCGCAGCCGCTATCCGGCGGCGCTGATCGACGAGTTTCAGGATACCGATCCGCTGCAGTTCGCGATCTTCAGCCGGATCTTCGCGCCCGCCGGGCCACTGTTTCTGGTCGGCGATCCGAAGCAGGCGATCTACAGTTTTCGCGCGGCCGATCTGCACACCTATCTCGCCGCTCGCGCATCCGCATCCGCGTGCTACACGCTCGCGGTCAACCAGCGTTCGACCGCGCCGATCGTCGAAGCCTGCAACCGCATTTTCGAAGCCAACCCACAGGCGTTCGTGCTCGACGGGCTCGACTATCAGCCGGTTCGCGCGGGCGAGCGGCGCCGCGCGCCGTTTGCCGATCCGGACGCAAGTGGCGGCGATTTCCGCGTCTGGACGCTGCCGCAAGGCGACGCGGCGCTGAGCAAAGCGGCCGCGCAGCGCGCCGCGAGCGAAGCGTGCGCGGCCGAGATCGTGCGGCTGTTGCGCGGTGCGCGCGAAGGCGCGGTGACGATCGGCGACAGGCCACTCGCGCCCGGCGACATCGCGGTGCTGGTGCAGACCCACAAGCAGGGCAGTCTCGTCAAACGCGTGCTCGCCGCGTGGGGCGTCGGCAGCGTGGAGCTTGCGCAGGCCTCGGTATTCGCGACGCTCGATGCCGAGCAGATCGAGCGCGTGCTGGCCGCAATCGATACCCCCGGCGATCTGCGGCGTTTGCGTGCCGCGCTCGCGACCGACTGGCTCGGGCTCGACGCCGCCGCGCTGTGGCGTCTCGCGCAGGTCGCCGATGCGCCGGTGGCGCTCGACGACCCGCTACAGACCACCGATGCAATGGGCTGGGTCGAGCGTTTTTCGCGCTATCGGATGCTGTGGCACGAACGCGGCTTCGCGGTGATGTGGCGCACGCTGATGCGTGAGCTGCGTGTCGCGCAACGGCTCGTCGCCGGCCCCGATGGAGAACGCCGTCTGACCAATGTGAATCACCTCGCCGAACTCGTGCAGGCGCGCGCCGCCACTCAGCCGGGCATCGCGCCGACCTTGCGTTGGCTCGCCGCGCAGCGCGACCAGGGCGGTGGCGAAGAGGCGCAGTTGCGGCTCGAATCGGACCGCAATCTGGTGCAGATCGTGACCGTCCATAAGTCGAAGGGCCTCGAATACGCGGTCGTGTTCTGTCCGTTCCTCAACGACGGCGGCTTGCGCGAGCCGCCGTCGTCGGGCTTGCCCGATGCGCGCGAGTACCACGACGACACCGGCGATGCGGTATTGCACTACGGTTGCGACGATGAGGAAGCGGAGCGCGCGTCGCGTTACGCGGTGCGCGAGCAGGCGGCCGAGCGCGCGCGTCTCGTCTACGTGGCGCTCACACGCGCGGTGTATCGCTGCTATCTGGTTGCGGGCACCTATCTGTCGTCGCGTTCGACGAAGGAGTCGCGCCGCAGTGTGCTGAACTGGCTCGTGGGCGGCGCTGCTCACACGTTCGATGCGTGGCTCTCCGAGCCGCCTGACGAGGCCGCGTTGGCGGCAAGCTGGCAGGCGCTCGCAGGCGGCCCGGTGACGTTGCAGCCGTTGCCCGAAATCACGCGCCGCACGCCGCTCGAAATTCTGCAGGATCACGGCGCGCATCTGCACGCGCGCGCGAATCGCCGGCTACTGCGCGATCAATGGCGGATGGCGAGTTTCAGCGGCCTGATCGCGGCGGGCAGCAAGAGCGCGGACGCCCACGCGCATGTGCCGCAGGAGGAGGTACGGCCCGATCACGACGAGATTGCCGACGCGCTCGAAGCCGCGCCGCTGTTTGGGCCGCTGTCTGTGCAGCTGTCGGCCGCGACCACGCATGCCGACGACGACATCCTCGCGTTTCCGCGCGGCGCGGCAGCCGGCGACTGTCTGCATCGCATGTTCGAACTTGCCGATTTCACCGAGGCGAGTACATGGCCCGATGCGATTCGCGGCGCGCTGCGCGAGCGTCCGGCACCGGCCGAGCCTGAACTCGCCGCGCGCCTGCCGGCGATGATGCAGCGGTTGATCGGCGATATCGTGTCGACCGAACTCGTGCCGGGCATGACGCTCGCGCAGCTCGATCCGCATCGGCGTCTGAACGAACTGGAGTTTCTGTTCGCGGCGCCGTCGCTCGACTTTCCGGGGCTGCGCGAGTTGCTGATCGAGTACGGCTACCCGGACGTTGCGCTGGAGCCCGGCGTGTTGCGAGGCTTTGTCAAAGGATTTATCGACATGATCGTCGAGCACGACGGCCGCTTCTGGATCGTCGACTGGAAATCGAACCATCTCGGCGACACGGCCGCCGACTATGCCGGCGCGCCGCTCGAAGCGGCGATGGCCAGCCATGCGTATCACCTGCAGGCGCTGCTCTATACGGTTGCGCTGCATCGCTATCTGAAAACGCGCGTGCGCGATTACACGTACGACACGCATATCGGCGGCTATCTATACCTGTTCGTGCGCGGCGTGCGGCCGGACTGGCGCGACGCCGACGGTCCGGCCGGCGTGCACAGGCGGCGCGCACCGTTTGAACTGGTCGCGCTGCTCGACGCAGCGATGATCGGAGGTGGCGCATGA
- a CDS encoding AAA family ATPase — translation MSVLEQGAVPALGLEDIGVNLPAPADFSIALAEGFARRIGTLARRGGASTEAVKWAARGAFAASRATAEGHVCVPLAMLARRFEASSAEVRAALLASGMASDGERRAAALRPLVIDAQGRLYLARYYDYERRLARALVAHAKGESPAADADGDTDPQALRARLLRYFGPPKDDEVDWQRVAAVMALSGRLTIVSGGPGTGKTTTVVGVLACLLDARADLRIALAAPTGKAAQRMQEALLARAGDLPAELAARLPQTSYTLHRLLGSGPGGRFRHHRDNPLPYDVVVIDEASMIDVAMATHLLDAIAPRTRVVMLGDKDQLAAVEAGAVFAELSARPSLTPRGLRRVALALDIDEERLVNALPRESHRDADGLPPEAPFVPAGMPETFESDPSGDLFDSVIPDPVERTERAAPQASIGDPLADCVVWLERNYRFGLESPIGRLSLAIRNGSASTALDVLRIDPAETCAAALYEDAHTALAERTVARLAAGFAPYADALAAALATDTPDPLPLFDALNSFRILCATRLGPRGVDQVNAAMAAQVRRAAGVTLAVGAQWFAGRPVMVTRNDYALGLFNGDIGIALPGAGDALRVYFRTGDGGLRAVSPAALPPHDTAFALTVHKSQGSEFEHAVLVLPAAFSRVLSRELVYTAITRARERVEVIGARAVLAQAITTPTQRDSGLDARIADAWRRADEGG, via the coding sequence ATGAGCGTGCTCGAACAAGGCGCGGTGCCGGCGCTCGGCCTCGAGGACATCGGGGTCAATCTGCCCGCGCCGGCTGATTTCAGCATCGCGCTCGCGGAGGGATTCGCGCGCCGCATCGGCACGCTCGCGCGGCGCGGCGGTGCGTCGACCGAGGCGGTGAAGTGGGCGGCTCGCGGCGCGTTCGCCGCGAGCCGCGCGACCGCCGAGGGGCATGTGTGCGTGCCGCTCGCGATGCTGGCGCGGCGCTTCGAGGCGTCGAGCGCCGAGGTGCGCGCGGCGCTGCTCGCGAGCGGCATGGCGAGCGATGGCGAGCGACGCGCGGCGGCGTTGCGGCCACTCGTGATCGATGCGCAGGGGCGGCTGTATCTGGCCCGCTACTACGATTACGAGCGTCGTCTGGCGCGCGCGCTGGTTGCACACGCAAAGGGCGAGAGCCCGGCGGCGGATGCGGATGGCGACACCGATCCTCAGGCATTGCGCGCACGTCTGCTGCGCTATTTCGGGCCGCCGAAAGACGACGAAGTGGATTGGCAACGCGTCGCGGCGGTGATGGCGTTATCGGGGCGGCTGACGATCGTCAGCGGAGGACCCGGTACCGGCAAGACCACGACCGTTGTCGGCGTGCTCGCGTGCCTGCTCGATGCGCGCGCCGATCTGCGCATCGCGCTCGCTGCGCCGACCGGCAAGGCGGCGCAGCGGATGCAGGAGGCGTTGCTCGCGCGCGCCGGCGATTTGCCGGCCGAACTGGCCGCGCGTCTGCCGCAAACCTCGTACACACTGCATCGTCTGCTTGGCTCGGGGCCCGGCGGGCGCTTCCGCCATCATCGCGACAATCCGCTGCCGTACGACGTGGTCGTGATCGACGAGGCGTCGATGATCGACGTCGCGATGGCCACGCACCTGCTCGATGCGATCGCGCCGCGCACGCGCGTCGTGATGCTCGGCGACAAGGACCAGCTTGCGGCGGTCGAGGCCGGCGCGGTATTCGCCGAACTCAGCGCGCGGCCGTCGCTTACTCCGCGCGGCTTGCGGCGCGTCGCGCTGGCGCTCGATATCGACGAAGAGCGGCTTGTGAACGCGTTGCCGCGCGAGTCGCATCGTGATGCCGATGGGTTGCCGCCGGAAGCCCCGTTCGTGCCCGCCGGCATGCCGGAAACATTCGAATCCGACCCGTCGGGTGATCTGTTCGATAGCGTAATCCCGGATCCAGTTGAACGGACCGAGCGAGCCGCGCCGCAAGCAAGCATCGGCGATCCGCTCGCCGACTGCGTCGTCTGGCTCGAACGCAACTACCGCTTTGGCCTCGAATCCCCGATCGGTCGTCTGTCGCTCGCGATTCGCAACGGTTCGGCGAGCACCGCGCTCGACGTCTTGCGTATCGACCCGGCTGAAACTTGCGCGGCGGCGCTGTATGAAGACGCGCACACCGCGCTGGCCGAGCGCACCGTTGCGCGGCTTGCCGCGGGCTTTGCGCCGTACGCCGATGCGCTTGCCGCGGCGCTCGCCACCGATACGCCCGACCCGTTGCCGCTGTTCGATGCATTGAACAGCTTCCGCATCCTGTGCGCGACCCGCCTCGGGCCGCGCGGCGTCGATCAGGTCAATGCGGCGATGGCGGCCCAGGTGCGACGCGCGGCGGGAGTCACGCTCGCGGTCGGCGCGCAGTGGTTCGCAGGGCGGCCCGTGATGGTCACGCGCAACGACTACGCATTGGGCCTGTTCAACGGCGATATCGGCATCGCGTTGCCGGGCGCGGGCGACGCGCTGCGTGTGTATTTCCGCACCGGCGACGGCGGTCTGCGGGCGGTGTCGCCGGCCGCGCTGCCGCCGCACGACACGGCCTTTGCGCTGACGGTCCACAAGTCGCAGGGCTCGGAGTTCGAGCACGCGGTGCTGGTGCTGCCGGCCGCGTTCAGCCGGGTGTTGTCGCGCGAACTGGTGTACACGGCGATTACCCGAGCGCGTGAACGCGTCGAAGTGATCGGCGCGCGCGCGGTGCTTGCTCAGGCGATCACCACGCCGACGCAGCGCGATTCGGGTCTGGATGCGCGGATCGCCGATGCGTGGCGGCGCGCGGATGAAGGCGGGTAG
- a CDS encoding VC0807 family protein, which yields MKIRPGFVLELAINFLLPWLAYRLTLPHTGETGALIASAVPPLVWSAIELARFRRVDALSVMVVAGIVLSVAAMALGGSPRMLLLRESLVSGAIGVLFLLSLPMRRPLIFYLARATVAREMEGGAAHFEALWRERPGLAPAMRTMTLVWGVGLTAETALRAWMALTWPIERFLVISPFIGYGIYAGLALWTLWYRKTMRARVAAVAPASEVTG from the coding sequence ATGAAAATCCGCCCCGGTTTCGTGCTCGAACTGGCCATCAACTTCCTGCTGCCGTGGCTCGCGTACCGGCTGACGTTGCCGCACACCGGCGAAACGGGCGCGCTGATTGCATCCGCGGTGCCGCCACTCGTATGGAGCGCGATCGAGCTGGCGCGCTTTCGCCGCGTCGACGCGCTGAGCGTGATGGTGGTTGCCGGCATCGTCCTGTCGGTTGCGGCCATGGCGCTCGGCGGCAGTCCGCGCATGCTGCTGTTGCGCGAGTCGCTCGTATCCGGCGCGATCGGCGTGCTGTTCCTGCTGTCGTTGCCGATGCGCCGCCCGTTGATCTTCTACCTCGCGCGCGCGACGGTCGCGCGCGAAATGGAAGGCGGCGCCGCGCACTTCGAAGCGCTGTGGCGCGAGCGCCCAGGCCTCGCCCCAGCCATGCGCACGATGACGCTCGTATGGGGCGTCGGTCTTACCGCCGAAACCGCGTTGCGCGCATGGATGGCGCTCACATGGCCGATCGAACGCTTCCTCGTGATCTCGCCTTTTATCGGCTACGGTATCTACGCCGGCCTAGCGTTATGGACGCTGTGGTACCGCAAGACGATGCGCGCCCGCGTCGCGGCGGTCGCGCCGGCTAGCGAGGTCACCGGCTAA
- the arfB gene encoding alternative ribosome rescue aminoacyl-tRNA hydrolase ArfB, whose translation MTSRYPIPPNEIELTAVRAQGAGGQNVNKVSSAIHLRFDVHASSLPEVLKMRLLALSDHRLTRDGVIIIKAQEYRTQEMNREAALARLDELIESVSVTRKPRVATRPTRASNRRRLDNKAKRGEVKSGRGRVHE comes from the coding sequence ATGACATCCCGCTATCCGATCCCGCCGAACGAAATCGAATTGACCGCCGTGCGTGCGCAAGGAGCGGGTGGTCAGAACGTCAACAAGGTTTCGAGTGCCATCCATCTGCGCTTCGACGTGCACGCTTCGTCGCTGCCCGAGGTGCTGAAGATGCGCTTGCTCGCGCTGTCCGATCATCGGCTGACGCGTGATGGTGTGATCATCATCAAGGCGCAGGAGTATCGGACTCAGGAGATGAACCGGGAGGCCGCGCTCGCGCGGCTCGATGAGCTGATCGAAAGCGTGAGCGTCACGCGTAAGCCGCGCGTCGCGACCCGGCCGACACGCGCATCGAATCGGCGGCGGCTGGATAACAAGGCGAAGCGCGGCGAGGTCAAATCCGGGCGGGGCCGGGTGCACGAA